A genomic window from Phoenix dactylifera cultivar Barhee BC4 chromosome 7, palm_55x_up_171113_PBpolish2nd_filt_p, whole genome shotgun sequence includes:
- the LOC120111264 gene encoding extensin-like, translated as MGHLKNPAHNPRYPPPPQPPPPPQVLRSPPPLQPPLPPHRALQVVVGHLKNPGPDPRSLPPPPSPPPRTLQLVLDHLKKPSPQPPISAATTAAAAASPGAPGLQPPRNPIPQTPTAFSDPVTLLIKDWADCRALFSPGGAKIVAIISKNFSQRDLPLLEDLMKEELARPPELQGFVVANPEIIPELRTKRARPLAMLREDPKGLHRPPHQPSPQPRISVVPAAAATPDTPILQPHPDLMPLSPPTPSDPPPTASDPPPTPPHPPPFLIKDHVYFRALTSAGSARIVAVISPQFPLDQLPVLEATIATESNKPQESQSFVVRNPEILSELRKRRELLLTTAWELDSKITECNKLVCQMNEIKGNIQSVDGLSLAGIDRQIEIVAGFIGSLRRARLDLQRKHRI; from the coding sequence ATGGGTCACCTCAAGAACCCAGCCCACAACCCCCGATATCCGCCACCcccgcagccgccgccgcctccccagGTTCTACGATCTCCGCCACCCCTACAGCCGCCGTTGCCGCCTCACCGGGCCCTCCAGGTTGTCGTGGGTCACCTCAAGAACCCAGGCCCCGACCCCCGATCTCTGCCACCCCCGCCTTCGCCGCCTCCCCGGACCCTCCAGCTCGTCCTCGACCACCTCAAGAAACCCAGCCCACAACCCCCGATATCCGCCGCCACCACcgcagccgccgccgcctccccggGCGCTCCAGGCCTCCAGCCACCTCGGAATCCCATCCCGCAAACCCCGACAGCCTTTTCAGACCCGGTGACTCTCTTGATCAAGGATTGGGCGGACTGCCGTGCACTGTTTTCGCCTGGGGGTGCTAAGATCGTCGCCATCATCTCAAAGAATTTTTCTCAACGCGATCTCCCTCTCTTAGAGGACTTGATGAAGGAGGAGTTGGCCAGGCCGCCGGAACTCCAGGGTTTTGTGGTCGCCAACCCTGAAATCATTCCTGAGCTACGGACGAAAAGGGCGAGGCCTCTCGCGATGCTCCGGGAGGACCCTAAAGGTCTTCATCGGCCACCTCATCAGCCCAGCCCCCAACCCCGGATCTCCGTCGTCCCTGCAGCCGCCGCCACCCCAGACACTCCAATCCTCCAGCCACATCCGGATCTCATGCCGCTATCGCCGCCAACCCCTTCAGACCCGCCGCCAACCGCTTCGGACCCGCCGCCAACCCCTCCGCACCCGCCGCCTTTCTTGATCAAGGATCACGTGTACTTCCGTGCTCTGACTTCGGCCGGGTCTGCCAGGATCGTCGCCGTCATCTCACCCCAGTTTCCCCTCGACCAGCTCCCTGTCTTAGAGGCGACGATCGCGACGGAGTCGAACAAGCCGCAGGAATCCCAGAGTTTCGTGGTCCGCAACCCTGAAATCCTTTCTGAGCTACGGAAGCGAAGGGAACTCCTCCTTACGACCGCGTGGGAGCTCGACAGCAAGATCACAGAGTGCAATAAGCTcgtctgtcaaatgaatgagaTAAAGGGCAACATCCAGTCCGTAGATGGTCTCTCTCTCGCTGGCATCGATCGCCAGATCGAAATCGTGGCCGGCTTCATCGGGTCCCTTCGTCGGGCGCGCCTGGACTTGCAGCGTAAGCACCGGATCTAG